A DNA window from Setaria viridis chromosome 2, Setaria_viridis_v4.0, whole genome shotgun sequence contains the following coding sequences:
- the LOC117844763 gene encoding glucan endo-1,3-beta-glucosidase GII encodes MSSSVRSSAMQGAMALTRLFVVLLGTALPLLFFSPADAGEVGVSYGRLGNDLLDTASVVKLLNKSGITTVRLYDANPTVLGALANTGIKVMVMLPNDDLAAAAADPSSALRWVLRNVAAHYPATRIHGVAVGNEVFEEARSLTRQLVPAMANVHAALVKQRLDEAVKVSTPIAFTALEASWPPSAGRFRRDIARPVMKPMLDFLERTGSYLTINAYPFFAYLEQPDKISLDYALGSSMTGVRDPVTGLVYHSLLDAQLDATYFAMEKLGSSAGVRDEGNSSLGRGGRPRVRAYVSESGWASRGRRRPGRRLEADGDGAPAPAPAAAATIANAKAYNNYLINRVLSGDTGTPYRPDVDMDVYIFALFNENQKGWGADDIERHFGLFYPNQTKVYEFDFHGGALPSWCVANAGVRDARLQAALDYACGHGADCSDIQPGAPCFEPNTVVAHASHAFNSYYQRNHRAKAACNFGGAASVVCHQPKIGNCVLPSKAWIQETTAKSEGYAAI; translated from the exons ATGTCTTCCTCTGTCCGCTCCTCGGCAATGCAGGGGGCCATGGCACTGACTCGCCtcttcgtcgtcctcctcggcaCCGCATTGCCTCTACTCTTCTTCTCCCCTGCGG ATGCCGGCGAGGTGGGGGTGAGCTACGGCAGGTTGGGGAACGACCTCCTGGACACGGCGTCGGTGGTAAAGCTGCTGAACAAGAGCGGCATCACCACGGTGAGGCTGTACGACGCCAACCCAACGGTGCTCGGGGCCCTGGCCAACACCGGCATCAAGGTGATGGTGATGCTCCCCAacgacgacctcgccgccgcggccgcggaccCGTCGAGCGCGCTCCGGTGGGTGCTCAGGAACGTGGCGGCGCACTACCCCGCCACGCGGATCCACGGCGTCGCCGTGGGGAACGAGGTGTTCGAGGAGGCCAGGAGCCTGACGCGGCAGCTCGTCCCGGCCATGGCCAACGTGCACGCCGCGCTGGTGAAGCAGCGCCTGGACGAGGCCGTGAAGGTGTCCACGCCGATCGCGTTCACCGCGCTCGAGGCGTCGTGGCCGCCGTCCGCGGGAAGGTTCCGGCGCGACATCGCGCGGCCGGTGATGAAGCCCATGCTCGACTTCCTGGAGCGGACGGGATCCTACCTCACCATCAACGCCTACCCCTTCTTCGCGTACCTCGAGCAGCCCGACAAGATCTCCCTCGACTACGCCCTGGGGAGCTCCATGACCGGCGTGCGCGACCCCGTGACCGGGCTCGTGTACCACAGCCTCCTGGACGCCCAGCTCGACGCCACGTACTTCGCCATGGAGAAGCTGGGGTCATCAGCAGGTGTGCGGGACGAAGGAAACTCTTCTCTGGGGCGAGGCGGGCGACCCCGTGTGCGCGCGTATGTTTCGGAGAGCGGGTGGGCTTCCCGCGGGAGACGCAGGCCCGGGAGGCGTTTGGAAGCGGATGGGGATGGagccccggcgccggccccggcggcggcggccacgataGCCAACGCCAAGGCGTACAACAACTACCTCATCAACCGCGTGCTGTCCGGCGACACGGGCACGCCGTACCGTCCCGACGTCGACATGGACGTGTACATCTTCGCCCTGTTCAACGAGAACCAGAAGGGTTGGGGAGCCGACGACATCGAGCGGCACTTCGGCCTGTTCTACCCGAACCAGACGAAGGTGTACGAGTTCGACTTCCACGGCGGCGCGCTACCGAGCTGGTGCGTGGCGAACGCCGGCGTCAGGGACGCGCGGCTGCAGGCGGCGCTGGACTACGCGTGCGGCCACGGCGCGGACTGCAGCGACATCCAGCCCGGCGCGCCGTGCTTCGAGCCCAACACCGTGGTTGCACACGCCTCGCACGCGTTCAATAGCTACTACCAGCGCAATCACCGGGCCAAGGCGGCGTGCAACTTCGGCGGCGCCGCGTCCGTCGTCTGCCACCAACCAA AGATTGGAAACTGCGTGCTCCCATCGAAGGCTTGGATTCAAGAAACAACAGCGAAGTCTGAAGGATACGCTGCCATCTGA
- the LOC117844761 gene encoding cysteine-rich receptor-like protein kinase 6: MARHLLLVVTAMVAVAQLVPRATGYPWPECGGNKTFKANSKYQANLNHVAAMLPKKASASENLFATAAAGVAPDRVWAMGLCRGDSDAASCFACLTQGFQDLPNDCSYDKEATIYYDACILHYSDARVLSAADTGLSADTYARPFLVNITSDQARFNRIVADLMNATAEYAAYNSTRRFATGEADFDQEFPKVYSLAQCTPDQTPAQCRECLAGIIASTLADFFQNDLAPRALWVNCNYRYEVGGLGVGGPFYNGPAMVRLASSPPAVPAPASAPAPAVHPEIEPPPPTAGGGRKYSVSGLVLVVMLPTLAGLNLVACLCFRRLQRPAAQAKQQYPMHSGKAEDIEMVDSMLIDLSTLRAATGDFAESNKLGEGGFGTVYKGVLPNGDEIAVKRLSQNSTQGVEELKNELALVAKLKHKNLVRLVGVCLEQQERLLVYEFVPNRSLDLILFDAEQRELLDWGRRHKIIDGIARGLQYLHEDSELKVVHRDLKASNILLDAEMRPKISDFGLARIFERDQTQAVTNRVIGTHGYMAPEYAMRGNYSVKSDAFSFGVMVLEIVTGRKNNHSYDSQKNGDLVTTVWEHWEAGTVTELVDPCMGGSFPVGDVLRCIQVGLLCVQGDPVARPIMSSVVMMLGSDTVILQAPSKPVFFTRNAAACTTTAMSVLG, from the exons ATGGCTCGCCACCTCCTCCTGGTCGTTACCGCCATGGTGGCCGTCGCCCAGCTCGTGCCCCGCGCCACTGGCTACCCGTGGCCCGAGTGCGGCGGCAACAAGACGTTCAAGGCCAACAGCAAGTACCAGGCCAACCTCAACCACGTCGCCGCCATGCTGCCCAAGAAGGCCTCCGCGTCCGAGAACCTCttcgccaccgcggccgccggcgtcgccccGGACCGGGTCTGGGCCATGGGGCTCTGCCGCGGCGACTCCGACGCCGCGTCCTGCTTCGCCTGCCTCACCCAGGGGTTCCAGGACCTGCCCAACGACTGCTCCTACGACAAGGAAGCCACCATCTACTACGACGCCTGCATCCTCCACTACTCCGACGCCCgcgtcctctccgccgccgacaCCGGCCTGTCGGCCGACACGTATGCCCGGCCATTCCTAGTGAATATCACGTCGGACCAGGCGCGGTTCAACCGCATAGTGGCCGACCTCATGAACGCCACCGCGGAGTACGCCGCGTACAACTCCACGCGACGGTTCGCCACCGGGGAGGCCGACTTCGACCAGGAGTTTCCCAAGGTGTACAGCCTGGCGCAGTGCACGCCGGACCAGACGCCGGCGCAGTGCCGGGAGTGCCTCGCCGGGATCATAGCGTCGACCCTGGCGGATTTCTTCCAGAACGACCTCGCTCCCAGGGCGCTTTGGGTCAATTGCAACTACCGGTACGAGGTCGGAGGACTCGGAGTCGGCGGGCCCTTCTACAATGGACCGGCGATGGTCCGGCTCGCATCATCGCCCCCTGcagtgccggcgccggcgtcagctccagctccagctgtGCATCCAGAGattgagccgccgccgccgacggccggaG GGGGAAGAAAGTACAGTGTGTCCGGTCTGGTTCTTGTAGTCATGCTGCCTACTCTAGCAGGCTTGAACCTTGTCGCTTGCCTCTGTTTCCGGAGGCTTCAGCGGCCAGCAGCACAAGCGAAACAGCAAT ATCCTATGCATTCCGGCAAAGCAGAGGACATCGAAATGGTGGACTCGATGCTGATCGACCTGTCCACACTGCGAGCCGCCACTGGGGACTTCGCCGAGAGCAACAAGCTCGGCGAAGGCGGCTTCGGCACGGTGTACAAG GGCGTCCTCCCCAACGGCGACGAAATAGCGGTGAAGCGGCTGTCGCAGAACTCGACGCAGGGAGTGGAGGAGCTCAAGAACGAGCTCGCTTTGGTAGCCAAGCTGAAGCACAAGAACCTCGTCAGGCTCGTTGGCGTCTGCCTGGAGCAGCAGGAGCGGCTGCTCGTCTACGAGTTCGTCCCCAACCGGAGCCTCGACCTGATCCTTTTCG ATGCCGAGCAGCGTGAGCTGCTGGACTGGGGCCGGAGGCACAAGATCATAGACGGCATCGCCCGGGGCCTGCAGTACCTGCACGAAGACTCCGAGCTCAAAGTTGTCCACCGTGATCTCAAGGCCAGCAACATCCTGCTGGACGCGGAAATGAGACCCAAGATTTCTGACTTCGGCCTCGCCAGGATTTTCGAGCGTGACCAGACCCAGGCCGTCACGAACCGCGTCATCGGCACCCA TGGGTACATGGCGCCAGAGTATGCGATGCGGGGTAACTACTCCGTGAAGTCGGACGCGTTCAGCTTCGGCGTCATGGTTCTGGAGATCGTCACGGGGAGGAAGAACAACCACAGCTACGACTCCCAGAAGAATGGAGACCTCGTGACCACC GTATGGGAGCACTGGGAGGCCGGGACGGTGACCGAGTTGGTGGACCCGTGCATGGGCGGCAGCTTCCCGGTGGGCGACGTGCTGAGATGCATCCAAGTTGGGCTGCTGTGCGTCCAGGGAGACCCGGTGGCCCGGCCGATCATGTCGTCGGTTGTGATGATGCTCGGCAGCGACACGGTCATCCTCCAGGCCCCGTCCAAGCCGGTGTTTTTCACCAGAAACGCCGCTGCTTGCACAACCACGGCGATGTCGGTGCTGGGTTAG